One genomic window of Bradyrhizobium sp. B124 includes the following:
- the ltrA gene encoding group II intron reverse transcriptase/maturase encodes MTQSLDRVRTAARLRKKDRFTALFHHINVDTLRAAFFALRRKAAPGVDGMTWEDYEEDLEPRLADLHKRVQRGAYRPQPSRRTYIPKADGKQRPLAIAALEDKIVQGATVIVLNAIYEGDFCGFSYGFRPGRGPHDALDALCTAIETRHVNWIIDADIQNFFGAVSQPWLVRFLEHRIGDKRIIRLIQKWLKAGVLEDGVVAADDRGTGQGSVISPLLGNIYLHYALGLWAKRWRQREVSGGMIIVRYADDVVVGFEREDDARRFLDAMRARLEEFELTLHPAKTRLIEFGRHAAAQRKQRGLGKPETFAFMGFTFICGKSRQGRFQLQRKTRSDRLRTKLREIKEELRRRMHWPIPAQGKWLRQVLTGHFAYFAVPTNGRALNAFRFYLTDLWRRTLRRRSQRTCLTWDRITQITDDWLPKARILHPWPKLRFAVKHPR; translated from the coding sequence ATGACCCAGTCGCTGGACCGCGTACGGACAGCCGCAAGGCTGAGGAAGAAGGACCGGTTCACCGCGCTCTTTCACCACATCAATGTCGATACACTGCGGGCGGCGTTCTTTGCGCTCAGGCGTAAGGCTGCTCCCGGAGTGGATGGCATGACGTGGGAGGACTACGAGGAAGATCTCGAGCCCCGGCTCGCCGATCTGCACAAACGGGTCCAACGAGGAGCGTATCGCCCGCAACCGTCTCGCCGGACGTACATACCAAAGGCAGACGGCAAGCAGCGCCCGTTAGCGATCGCGGCTCTCGAAGACAAAATCGTCCAGGGCGCCACCGTCATCGTGCTCAACGCCATCTACGAAGGAGACTTCTGTGGCTTTTCCTACGGGTTTCGGCCCGGCAGAGGACCACATGATGCGTTGGACGCGCTCTGCACAGCGATCGAGACGCGGCACGTGAACTGGATCATTGACGCCGACATCCAAAACTTCTTTGGCGCAGTCAGTCAACCTTGGCTGGTTCGCTTCTTGGAACATAGGATCGGCGACAAGCGCATCATCCGCCTCATTCAGAAATGGCTGAAGGCGGGTGTTCTCGAAGACGGCGTCGTAGCCGCTGATGACAGGGGAACGGGTCAAGGTTCGGTGATTTCACCGCTTCTCGGCAACATCTACCTGCACTACGCTCTCGGCCTGTGGGCCAAACGCTGGCGACAGCGCGAGGTCTCCGGCGGCATGATCATCGTGCGTTACGCGGACGATGTAGTAGTCGGCTTTGAGCGCGAGGATGACGCACGTCGTTTCCTTGACGCGATGCGCGCGAGACTGGAGGAGTTCGAGCTGACGCTCCACCCGGCCAAGACCCGCCTGATTGAGTTTGGTCGCCATGCGGCGGCTCAACGCAAGCAGCGCGGACTCGGAAAGCCGGAAACCTTTGCGTTCATGGGGTTCACGTTTATCTGCGGCAAATCACGCCAAGGGCGCTTCCAGCTTCAACGGAAGACCCGTAGCGACCGCTTGCGAACCAAACTCCGCGAAATCAAGGAGGAGCTAAGGCGCCGAATGCACTGGCCGATCCCTGCACAAGGGAAATGGCTGAGGCAGGTCTTGACCGGCCACTTTGCGTACTTTGCTGTCCCGACGAATGGCCGAGCGCTCAATGCGTTTCGGTTCTATTTGACCGATCTCTGGAGGCGGACGCTTCGGCGGCGCAGTCAGCGGACCTGTCTGACCTGGGATCGCATAACGCAGATCACCGATGACTGGCTCCCCAAGGCTCGCATCCTTCATCCATGGCCGAAGCTGCGCTTCGCCGTCAAACACCCGAGGTAG